A single window of Neisseria chenwenguii DNA harbors:
- the priB gene encoding primosomal replication protein N, producing MNNLLRLTAKIAETKPLRYTPAGVPVLDLLLQHESWQEENGQKCLVKFEMNARLLGRQAEEWQYRQNIMVEAEGFLAQRSQRFNRPILRIRNIQEYKG from the coding sequence TTGAATAATCTCCTGCGCCTTACCGCAAAAATCGCCGAAACCAAGCCATTGAGATACACACCTGCCGGCGTACCCGTGTTGGATTTACTGCTGCAACACGAATCATGGCAGGAAGAAAACGGGCAGAAATGCCTCGTCAAATTCGAAATGAACGCGCGGCTTTTGGGGAGGCAGGCTGAAGAATGGCAGTATCGGCAAAACATCATGGTCGAAGCAGAAGGATTTTTGGCACAACGCAGCCAACGCTTCAACCGCCCGATACTCCGCATCCGGAACATTCAAGAATATAAAGGTTAA
- the pflA gene encoding pyruvate formate lyase 1-activating protein, which yields MQTYTITPDAKPGQAQAVGHRHYQGKGIVHSIESCGTVDGPGLRYVLFLQGCLMRCLYCHNRDTWDLHTDVAKEMTVPEVMKQVMAYRHYLRATGGGVTVTGGEPLLQYEFVRDWFTACREHDIHTCLDTNGYALHYDEILDDMLDHTSLVMLDLKQIDPEIHKVLVGIPNTKTLKFAKHLAERKQPTRVRYVIVPGYTDDERSANLLGEFIGDMENVETVELLPYHELGAHKWELCGDEYKLKGVHPPPKETVLKIKEILEGYGKNIIY from the coding sequence ATGCAGACTTATACCATTACACCTGATGCCAAGCCTGGTCAGGCTCAGGCTGTCGGACACCGTCATTACCAAGGTAAAGGCATCGTTCATTCCATCGAATCCTGCGGTACCGTTGACGGCCCCGGCCTGCGTTACGTTTTGTTTTTGCAAGGCTGTTTGATGCGCTGCCTATACTGCCACAACCGCGACACATGGGATTTGCACACCGATGTCGCCAAAGAAATGACCGTACCCGAAGTCATGAAGCAGGTCATGGCTTACCGCCACTATCTTCGTGCCACAGGCGGCGGCGTAACCGTAACCGGCGGCGAGCCGCTGTTGCAGTATGAATTTGTGCGCGATTGGTTTACCGCCTGCCGCGAACACGACATCCATACCTGCCTCGATACCAACGGCTACGCTCTCCATTACGATGAAATTCTCGACGATATGCTCGACCACACCAGTTTGGTGATGCTCGATTTAAAGCAAATCGATCCGGAAATACATAAAGTTTTGGTCGGCATTCCCAATACCAAAACGCTTAAATTCGCCAAACATCTGGCTGAACGCAAACAGCCCACCCGCGTACGTTATGTGATTGTGCCCGGCTATACCGATGACGAGCGTTCTGCCAACCTTTTGGGCGAGTTTATCGGCGACATGGAAAACGTCGAAACCGTCGAACTTTTGCCGTATCACGAATTGGGTGCGCACAAATGGGAACTCTGCGGCGACGAATACAAACTCAAAGGCGTGCACCCGCCGCCCAAAGAAACCGTTTTGAAAATTAAAGAAATTTTGGAAGGGTATGGCAAAAACATCATCTACTAA
- the rpsR gene encoding 30S ribosomal protein S18: protein MARQSFKRRKFCRFTAEKIQEVDYKQVDLLKDFISENGKIIPARITGTKAHYQRQLAVAVKRARFLALLPYTDQHK from the coding sequence ATGGCTCGTCAATCATTCAAACGTAGAAAATTCTGCCGTTTCACGGCTGAAAAAATCCAAGAAGTCGATTACAAACAAGTTGATCTGCTGAAAGACTTCATTTCTGAAAACGGCAAAATTATCCCCGCCCGCATTACCGGTACCAAAGCGCATTACCAACGCCAACTGGCTGTTGCCGTAAAACGTGCCCGTTTCCTGGCTCTGCTGCCGTACACCGACCAACATAAATAA
- the rpsF gene encoding 30S ribosomal protein S6 produces MRHYEIVFIVHPDQSEQVPAMVERYKAMITEANGTIHRLEDWGRRQLAYPINKIHKAHYVLMNIETTPEVVEELETAFRFNDAVLRHLTIKTKHAVTEASPMLGGEKTKNLLNGAAEETAAAE; encoded by the coding sequence ATGCGTCATTACGAGATCGTGTTTATCGTTCACCCTGATCAAAGCGAGCAAGTGCCCGCAATGGTTGAGCGTTACAAAGCCATGATTACCGAAGCAAACGGTACCATCCACCGTTTGGAAGACTGGGGTCGCCGCCAACTGGCTTACCCGATTAACAAAATCCACAAAGCGCACTACGTTTTGATGAACATCGAAACCACCCCCGAGGTGGTTGAAGAGCTGGAAACCGCATTCCGCTTCAACGATGCCGTTCTGCGTCATCTGACCATCAAAACCAAACACGCCGTTACCGAAGCATCCCCGATGCTGGGCGGCGAAAAAACCAAAAACCTGCTCAACGGTGCGGCTGAAGAAACCGCAGCAGCCGAGTAA